In Hyphomicrobium denitrificans 1NES1, one DNA window encodes the following:
- a CDS encoding GNAT family N-acetyltransferase translates to MAFASFNEFEDSEDAPLPDDLKSRIIEGSVRLICNGTQVLGYISFWPAAHQMFIDTLAVLPTHHRQGLGSKLLAFADVETLRLGFKAVTLFTKARMTGNSQFYQSRGYRETGRCDDDGFCRVFYTKTFQPR, encoded by the coding sequence CTGGCGTTCGCGTCGTTTAACGAATTTGAAGACAGCGAAGATGCCCCACTACCCGACGACCTAAAATCGCGAATTATTGAGGGTTCGGTCCGTCTGATCTGCAATGGGACGCAGGTCCTTGGCTACATCTCGTTCTGGCCCGCTGCCCATCAGATGTTCATAGACACACTGGCTGTATTGCCGACGCATCACCGGCAAGGACTTGGCAGCAAATTACTAGCGTTTGCGGATGTGGAAACTTTGCGGCTCGGTTTCAAAGCTGTAACCCTGTTTACCAAAGCCAGAATGACGGGCAACTCGCAGTTCTATCAAAGCCGGGGCTATCGAGAGACCGGGCGTTGTGACGATGACGGGTTTTGCCGGGTATTCTACACAAAGACCTTTCAACCGCGGTAA
- a CDS encoding cold-shock protein, which translates to MQVGTVKFYNDQKGFGFIAPDNGGPDVFVHATALERAGLRNLAEGQKVSFDTEKDSRSGKMAVGTIAAV; encoded by the coding sequence ATGCAAGTTGGTACCGTTAAATTCTACAACGATCAAAAAGGCTTCGGCTTTATCGCGCCAGACAACGGTGGTCCGGACGTGTTTGTCCACGCTACCGCTCTTGAACGCGCGGGGCTGCGAAACCTCGCCGAAGGTCAGAAGGTCTCATTCGACACTGAGAAGGACAGTCGTTCGGGGAAGATGGCCGTTGGGACCATCGCCGCGGTCTAA